The sequence CCACCTGCAGGCCACTCGGCTTCCAGTACCCAGGAAGGGTATCTGCCACCTGTTCCCAcgcaccccaccccctccccaagcAGCTTGAAGAGCGGGGTGGGCGTGGCCAGCCGGGAGCAGCAGGTGTGTAAAGCACCCGACACCTGGCCCTTGGGGAAGGAGACCGCGGGAGGCCACTGGGCAGGACCTAGTCAAGACATTTGGTGCCCGGTGACCACCAGAGGGCGCTCCAGGCCGGCCCCACCCCCAGCGGCTTCCATGGCAACCCACATGCATCCTTGCCGCTTGCCCCAACACCCCTTTCCTCCACAATAACACACAAAAGGACCGACAGCATCCAAAATCGTTTTAATAACAGGGCAGGATCTGAAACTAGTTTTTGTAGCCTCGGCTTGCCCGCCGGCCTCTGGCGCGCTCGAACTTCCGGCCCTTGGAGCGGACGTACGGTCTgtagggagagagggagggtgaGTCCACTTTACGGGCTCCTTAGAGGGAGGGTGAGTCCACTTTACGGGCTCCTTCCTGTTGTGCTGGGACCCTGGAGAGGCACCTCACTCCACTGACCAGGGGAGACACAAAGCAGGCTAGGAGGAAGGCTCGGCAGGCAGGGAGCCAGGCCCGCGCCTGCACCTGAGCTGGGCATGGCGTCTGTGCCGAGCACCTGCAGCACCACACCAGCTGCCCAGGGAGCTCCCAACAGGCCTGAGGCTGGCTGAAGAGAGGAATGGCAGAGGCGGCTCAAAGGGTGGTGGGCCTTGGACCTGGCAGGTCTGCTGGGGAGTCCAgggcgggggcagcgggggtGGAGAGGGGACAGGCTGGGGTGGGCGGGCCGTATACTCACTTGGTGTGGCTATGGGGGGTTCCTGGGGCCTTGCCGAAATGCCTGTACACCTCCCGGCCCTTGCGGGGACCTGGGGGATGGGAAAAGAAAGCCGCAGGTCAGGCAGGAACCAGCCCCAGGATCCCATAGGGGCCAAGAGCTGGCCCCCCAGACCCAAGAGAGTAAAGACTGCCAGTGGTCACACAGCTCACAGTTGAGGCCAGAAGCCACCAAGCCTCACTCACCAGAGAGCAGGACGGTGCCGCAGCCCTTGGGGGAGTCCAGGGCCAGCTGGTCGAAGGTGAGGATCTTGCCCCCAGCCTTGAGGATGCGGCTCCGGGCGCGGCTGCTCACGCGCAGCGCACACACCTGAGGGAGAGGCCAGGGGATCAGAGCCTGCCACCGGGCCATCCGGGGGCTGCTGGGACGTTCCCCAACTGCCTTGCTCAGCCTGGTGACGGACACACCCAAGAGCTACAAATCACCCTATGCATAAGGGCATCACGTGCAAATGATGACCCCAGGGGGTCCCACACCTCCTGCAGGCACTGACCCTGCCTggcagcagggcagggagctGAGCTAGGTCCATGCGACGTGGCCTCAGCCTGGGCTCTCGACCTGTCCCTTGCACCCCAGGTCCTCCCGCTCACCTTCAGTTTGGGCACCTCCTGAATCCGCACGTCATCTGTTATGGTCCCCACAACCACAGCAGTTTTGTTTTCACGGCCAGGAAGCTTCATCTTCCGGatctgggggtgggtgggggaagaggaacGCCAAGAATGAAATCCCGCCTGGTGTCTGAATCCACCCCTCTCTGCTTCAGGCACCGAGGACTAGGGCAGCTGTGCCCTGACACCCTGTACCTCCCAGACCAGGTGCTCATCTTCACTCCGGCTTTGAAAAAGCACCGCGTGAGAAAACACTGGACAGAACCGTCAACCCCTCCTTCCTACCGAAGCCAGACCAGCTGCCCAAGATTATTCAACCACAACCCCAACCAAAAGCTTTGTGCCCACCACTGGGTGCAGTAAACGACCTGACCCCATGGCCACTAGCCCCAGCCAAGCCCCAGTGACCCCCAACACCTGCTGCGCTTCCCACACCAATTCTTACCATCCGTGAAAGGGACAGGGGTGGCCGGTTGGTGCGACTCATGAACAACCGCTTCAGCACAACTTGGTTGAAGGTAGAGTTGGTTCGTCTGGCCAGAAACCTGTACAGCTagcggggaggggaaaagggaggctGAGAACCTGGGCAGCCTGCACGCATGCACCTTCCAGTGAAGCGGGAAAGAAATCATGGTTTGGAGAAAAAGCATTGGTTGTACGGCCTCAAGTGCAGCCACAGAGCTGGCCCGGGGATCCCTAAATCtcacccccaaccccagttgtatACAACCGAGGGTGAAAACCCCGAGGCCCTGGCAGCCCTAGGCACAGGGACAGAGCTGAGATGTGAGCCTTCTCTGCAGGCCACACGCCAGAACGGAGGTCCCCAAGTGCAGTTGTggtgcagccttcccagggatCTTGGGCCCCAGTCTCACCTTGACCAGCAGCCTCAGGTAGATGTCCTGGCTCTTGGGCTCCTTGCGCCGAACCTTTCGGTCCTTGTTGTGACGGATGTCAACTCCCTGTGGGAGCAAAGGGGGTGACCATGAACCAATGCTGGAGCTGGCAGATCACTCACCTCATACTGTGACAACCCCAAGACCGAGCTGGCTAGGTCTCTGGAGACAACTGCTCCACAACTCAGAGACCTCTAGGCAAGTCACTTAAAACCCCCTGGACCTCATCACTCCTCTGTAAAAAGGGGCTAATTCTACATACAAAACCTCCAGAATGTGGCGGAGAGCACTATGTAAATGCTTTGACATAAAAACCACTGTATATAACATCTTAAGAAATCCTTTGATAGTTATTTTATAACAACATAAGCATTAATTAGATTCTTTAAAACCAGCTCCCACACCTGCAGTGACCCAACCATTCAAACCAGCAGAAGACCCTAAATATAAACCCTGTTTATAACTTACTGAGAAATACCAAAAACTACTTTCTGTGCAACCCTACAAATAAGTTTGTGTTATCTCCAATTTAAGAGTTCAAGGACCTAAGAAAAGTCCCCAACTTCTACTACAACACCTCCCCAACGGCCTGTTTCGCTGAGTAGCTGAAGTTTTTTCAAGACTGTTAGTATGCTAAACCACTTAAGCATTTACTCACACTCACCATAGGCCAAACCCCTTGATGGGCATTTCCTATGAAttctctttttccaaactcaCAGACTCGTGAGATGGAATTACCGGGTCCCCAATGGACAGATGGAAAAGCGGCACAGGCCGGGAGAGCAAGGCGTTACACCCACGTCACATGTTGGTCAGGGAGCTGAGACTCGAAGAGAAACCGGCCTGGCGCCAAACCCCGGGCCTTTGGCCCTCAACTCTGAACCCAACTCCCCAAGGCTGAGCAGTGACAGATGCGGGCAGAGGCAGCTACGGGGCCACTGGCCTTGGTGCCCGAATCAAATTACGTAAGCCTCCCTGTACCTCAATTTGCTCATCTACTCAACGGAGGCGATAATAAAGGAGTGCCGGCGGGCCGCGGAGCTGACATAGCCGTAGTCCATCCCGCGCCTCCGGGCCTCTAGAGTAGCCCCCCGTTGCTTCGGGAATCGCCTCTCCTGGACACCCTGGACATCCCTGCCTCCCTCCGGCATGTCCCCGGCCCGTGATCGCGTCGGATGGCGATGGATAGGTGAGCCCAGAAGGCCGCCAAACGCGCTCACCATGATGGCGCCTCCTGCTCGCCCAGGTCCAGAAAGGAGGAGCGGGCCGGCGTGGGCGGGGAAAGCCGTCTAAAGAGTGGCGCTCGCGTGACGTCACACGGGCGCGACGCGGCACTCTACCACGAGCCGGGCTTCTCTGTGGTGAATTGGAAGACCAAGTAAGGCAGCGATTCCGGAACAGGGCCCGGGAACGAGCACGTCGTCGTGCGAGGAAGGGCCCGCGGTCCAGGGGCCTCTCTAGCCCTCCGCAGTCACTGTTCTCGATAGGCTTCCGGGAGAAAGGGCTCTGGGAGCGAGAGAGATGCCGTGTGGAACTAGGAGGGCACGTTGTGCAGTGACGCTCTGGCCTGACGCCGGCAGCCTCTCAGTGGCGTCTGGAGGAACCGGCGGGCCGACTATTGGGGGTGAGAAGGCGGAGCTGACTGGGCCGATCCGAGCCTTCGGAACCTCTGACCCTAAGCCTGGAGTTTTCCCGTTATCagactctcctctgccttttttcCTACTGCACTTCCCAGGCGTGGCCGCAACTCAGGAACTCCTATTTGAGGTCTAACTCGAGATCTTCCTGCTACAGCCGAGTCTGTAGCATCCTGTATTTCCCATCCCTGATTTCTGTCCAGACTCGTCACCTGGGACTGCTTTTTCCAGCCGGAGAGGTTCACCTGACCCAGCGAATTTGATGTGCACTGAGAAAGAGAGCAGGGGAGGAATCTGGAGAATGGGAGACAGAGATGAAGGGGGAGTGGAGATGGAGGCCGGGAGATGGGAGGACAAAAAAACAGAGTGGACAGAGACggtggtggggcagggagggttGAGGTGGGAAATGGAGGCCCAGGGGTGGGATGGAGACTTAGACGGGGAGATGGAGGTTCAGAGCAGCAGAGgcgcagaaagacagagagatgGTCCTTTGGCAGTTGTAAACAAATTCAAACCCTGGCTTTCCTACTTAACTAATTCTGTGCCTTATTTTCCTTGACTGGAGAATGGGGATGATAACAGGCCTATCATGTAGGTTGATTCCCAGGATTATGAGTTTAATAAAAGTGCTTAAAATGAAGTGCACATTTGCTTTTCTTATTATTAGCTCTTATTGGGCACTGCCAGACCAACTGGCTGGGTCACTGAGGAAGATGCACAACCCCCTCGCTGCTTcttcagggaggcccagggtcttcctGTCTGACACGGCCAGCCTGGAAGAGCCTCCTGCTGTCTGCTTTCCATACTCTTAAATCACTTGTTCTTCACAGAGCCCAAGGTCAGGTCCAGACTACTGTGAGGCCTGACTCCTTGCTCCTTTTCCGCTGTGGCCTCGGACCGAGACTCAGGATCATGCTGATGTGATGACAGAGCAGAGGGCTGGCAGATGAATGGACATGTTGAAGCAGAGGAGGAGCGGAACCAGGTAAGCTAAGATCTGGATGCCACGGGACACATCATCCTAGACCTGCCTGTCCATGTCACTAGCTTTCTCTACATTTCACAGACAGGGCAGCCAAAGCCTAGAAAAGCCAGAGGATTCCCTGGGGTGACACAGCGAGTCTATGGGCATTTGAGTCATCATctctgcttccttttcctctttctccctgttCCCTCATCTTGTGACTTGGTCTGTATCTTCGAGTCTGAGCCTCTTTGGTCTGTGTCTGCCCTTCCTTCTCCTGGGGTCACAAGCTCAGAGACATGTCTCCCTGTCTCTCCATCTCAGTGGGTTTCCATCCCCCTCTCCAGATTATTTCTTGGCACGAACTACATGGTGCTGTTGCTGTTCTAGGTTGGATACAAGGTACATTGTTTGTCAGTAAATGAACTTAACATTTGTCTCTTTCTGcgtgtctttctctctgtaattccgtctgttttttttttttgatacatcCTTGCCTTGCTTACTTTCAGTCACATCACGCCTTTGCTCTGTCTCTGTCAGCATCTTTGCCTTCTGCCTTTCTCAGTCTCACTGCCTCTCAGCCTCTGGGCCTCCAAcgtttctcctctcctctctgaaGTCTCCCTGTCTCTATCCTGCCAAGTGATTTTGAGTCACTCTTTGCTCTGATTCTGATCCAAGGTAGATAAGTTTTGTCAATTAGTGAACTAGTCCTGtttttcattccagaagtgtcttttcctgtctttctcGGTGTCTGCCATTTTCTGGTCTTTGTTTTGTCCTTATCTTGCTCCTTCTcagtctgtctttgtctcttaataTCTGCTCCTCTCTGACTCTATAACTGTCTGAAATGGAGACTTCTCCTTCTCATTCTTGCCCTCCCCAGTTTCTTATTCTTATTCCTGCCTGTCTTATTTCTGCCTGTCTCGCTCTGTGTTTGGGTTACTATATTTTATTATCTCCCTTTGCGTGTCTCTGGGCTTCTGTTACTGTGTTCCTGTCCTGGGGCTGGGCTCTCTGTTTTCTATGGCTGAAACCTTCCTCTTCCacgctctttttcttttctacacCCAATAGATGGGACACACCCGCTTTGCCCTCACCAAAGACGGCGGCAAGAGGCGCTGGCTGTGAGGCCGTGACGCTTCTCTGCTGCGCGTCTGCCCTCACCTGCGATGGCGGCCGGTCTCGCGAAACGTGACGCCCCGCCCTGTTCTCGGGCTCTCCCGCGGCCGGCCCCTGCGCCAAGCTCGCGAGTCGACGGGCTCCGCCCTCCGCGCGCCCTCATTGGTGCGGCTCAGTTCAGCCGCACGGCGATTGGCTGGGCAGACGCacactctccctctccctccaggtCCGATGGGGGCGGTGGTACTAACTCGAGGGGAGCGCCTGGAGGCGGACCTGGCGCGTGAGGAGGGTGCGGGGGTCGGGGCAGGGACCCGAGTCTGGGGGTCTGAGGGACCAGGAGGAACGGAGACGCAGGCTCGGCACTGGCGTCCTGGAGGCGGGCGTTGGAGAACCAAGACCGGGACTTAGGGACCCACGCAGGGATGGAGGCGCATGACCAGGGGCCCGGGGACAGAGACCGGGCCTATGGGTTGCGGACCAGGTGTGGGATACCTATGGGGGATGGGGCGATAGAGCCTAGGCCGGATATCCTGGCCTGGGAGAGGCCTAGGGCTTTGTGCCTCAGCCTGACTTGAGGCTCCCAGAACAGGGTCACAGCGGGGAGTGGGGATGCAGGCACCCTGGGCCCAAGGGACCCTCCCCGGGCTGGTGGTCAGAACTGGCACCTAATGGTAGT is a genomic window of Dasypus novemcinctus isolate mDasNov1 chromosome 18, mDasNov1.1.hap2, whole genome shotgun sequence containing:
- the RPL18 gene encoding large ribosomal subunit protein eL18 gives rise to the protein MGVDIRHNKDRKVRRKEPKSQDIYLRLLVKLYRFLARRTNSTFNQVVLKRLFMSRTNRPPLSLSRMIRKMKLPGRENKTAVVVGTITDDVRIQEVPKLKVCALRVSSRARSRILKAGGKILTFDQLALDSPKGCGTVLLSGPRKGREVYRHFGKAPGTPHSHTKPYVRSKGRKFERARGRRASRGYKN